Proteins encoded by one window of Girardinichthys multiradiatus isolate DD_20200921_A chromosome 14, DD_fGirMul_XY1, whole genome shotgun sequence:
- the LOC124880924 gene encoding endothelin-1 receptor-like, which yields MEPGIFSMPNMFTSLLFIWCFQFVSSVGSQSSFTPQPLQSEAGISELPSTDSPPRLAAVHRTSNTETHISQETVNRPSVLLESGAGKLKPVNKLKPKHDRKLLPSSPSSNSSQIEDELNQTPPSCHQQTSIKGTFKYVNTVLSCLIFSVGIIGNTTLLRIIYQNKSMRNGPNALIASLALGDLIYIAIDIPINVYKLLAMQWPFADSQFGLFLCKLFPFLQKASVGITVLNLCALSVDRYRAVASWSRIQGNGVPTVTVVEIAVIWLLSILFAVPEAVGFTIHTFDHNNATFRACILEPQTPFMTFYRDAKVWWLFGFYFCVPLACSAVFYGLMTFEMLRHQKGHLRISLSEHLKQRREVAKAVFCLVVIFALCWFPLHLSRLLKKTVYKSHDVHRCDLLNFLLVLDYFSINMATINSCINPIILFFVSKKFNNFFKSYLCDWCYSGSLSNSVQPLHHGTSLQYKHTDH from the exons ATGGAACCAGGAATATTTTCCATGCCGAACATGTTCACCTCGCTGCTGTTTATCTGGTGTTTCCAGTTTGTCTCCAGTGTCGGCAGCCAAAGCAGCTTCACACCTCAGCCTCTTCAGTCAGAGGCGGGGATATCTGAGCTCCCCAGCACCGACTCACCTCCACGACTGGCAGCAGTCCATCGTACTTCAAACACAGAGACGCATATCTCACAGGAAACTGTTAATAGGCCGTCTGTCTTATTGGAGTCCGGAGCAGGAAAACTGAAGCCTGTGAACAAACTCAAGCCCAAACATGATAGAAAACTTTTACCTTCCTCACCGTCCTCCAACTCCTCTCAGATTGAGGATGAATTAAACCAAACGCCCCCCTCCTGCCATCAGCAAACGTCAATAAAAGGCACCTTCAAATATGTCAACACGGTGCTGTCCTGCTTGATCTTTTCTGTGGGGATCATCGGGAACACCACCCTGCTGAGGATTATctaccaaaataaaagcatgaggAATGGACCCAATGCCCTAATAGCCAGCCTCGCCCTGGGGGACCTGATATACATCGCCATAGATATCCCAATCAATGTCTACAAG CTCCTGGCGATGCAATGGCCCTTCGCTGACAGCCAGTTTGGCCTCTTCCTCTGCAAGCTGTTTCCCTTCCTGCAGAAAGCTTCAGTCGGCATCACGGTCCTCAACCTGTGTGCTCTCAGTGTGGACAG GTATCGTGCGGTGGCGTCCTGGTCCCGGATTCAGGGCAACGGGGTTCCCACGGTAACGGTGGTGGAGATCGCTGTGATCTGGCTGCTGTCCATCTTATTCGCCGTGCCAGAGGCCGTCGGCTTCACCATACACACCTTCGACCACAACAATGCCACCTTCAGAGCCTGCATACTGGAGCCTCAGACACCCTTTATGACC TTCTACCGGGATGCAAAGGTCTGGTGGCTGTTTGGCTTCTACTTCTGCGTCCCTCTGGCCTGCTCGGCTGTTTTCTACGGCCTCATGACCTTTGAGATGCTCAGGCACCAGAAGGGACATCTGAGGATCTCGCTGAGTGAACACCTGAAACAG CGTCGTGAAGTGGCCAAAGCCGTGTTCTGCCTGGTGGTGATCTTTGCTCTCTGCTGGTTTCCTCTTCATCTCAGTCGACTGCTGAAGAAGACCGTCTACAAATCACATGATGTTCACCGCTGTGACCTCTTGAA CTTCCTGCTGGTGCTTGACTACTTCAGCATCAACATGGCGACCATCAACTCCTGCATCAACCCCATCATCCTGTTCTTCGTCTCCAAGAAGTTCAATAACTTCTTTAAG TCCTATCTGTGTGACTGGTGTTACTCTGGATCTCTCTCCAACAGCGTGCAGCCTCTCCATCATGGGACCAGTCTGCAGTACAAACACACTGACCACTGA
- the LOC124880143 gene encoding protein NLRC3-like, with protein MAERKRRRLSESSSASTSSSVSEEPTSSSTELPDSSQFSGTGLRAPSVVSMKSDRSKDEAIFFGPGKTQSSQVSGTGLPAPSNVSMKSDRSKDEAIFFGPGKTQSSQFSGTGLPALSSESVKSDRSKMEPIYFGPGKTQSKPSHCSVCEQSLRDPVKFACGHWSCRDCADRSACPKCGKKPRKTHDEDPILKVKKNLQKAMKKKFSFISEGNGDQQTSLKNIYTTLYVTTGEREGVSEEHELRHLKGSLQKKSSLDSTVNLTDIFKPLPNQKKPQRTVLTNGVAGIGKTFAVQKFILDWAEEEANQEIDLIFILAFRELNLIIRERSLHELLSEFHPALQPFKDSPDYAKAKIIIILDGLDESRLQLNFENMKAVSSLTEKTSVGNLLANLIHSNLLADANIWITSRPAAASQIPAKNVDMVTEIRGFTDPQKVEYFKRRFSNDSSLADRITSHIQSAQSLDIMCQIPIFCWISAVLFQEVFGGDEKTEIPQTLTEMMAHFVFAQTKRRSRKYEKKSEAHKGKVLTTQKEFLLKLGKLAFIQLLENNLIFYEEDLKDGDIDTEEASIYSGFCNTVLREEEVFSQRKVYFFVHLTLQEFFAALYVYECFVTKKTKQLRNFLNLDDENHALLDLVKMTVDKVLEKKNGHLDFFLRFLLGLLVEPNRRFLQDMLTSVDPKEDTEKKALTYLRSIRRKNLSPDSCINIFQTMVEMRDHKLKDEIQEYLQLDNRSEKELTPLHCSALAYMLQVSKNELDELDLKSYNTTDEGRRRLIPAVRSSKKAVLNDCKVTAEWIEHLVFGLKFPFSPLQYLDLTNNDLMDSGVNMLCDGLSSPCCKLKILKLSGCHVTQKGCEYLVSALTSNPSHLVELDLSYNHPGESGIKIISEKCQLERFNFEHHGEHRLKPGFKKYACSLTLDSNTAHKKLLLSDGNTKVAWVENEQPYPDHTERFDRCLQVLCEQGLQERCYFEVELVEPCTVGLTYKSIVRKGDTADCKLGMNERSWCKICSEKGCYMQHNKNKDFVSSLRCSRVGVYLDWEAGSISFYKVSHGNLSHLHTYKGMVFSEALYPAVELFPHSSAWFCLLK; from the exons ATGGCTgaaaggaagaggaggaggttgTCAGAGTCTTCATCTGCAAGCACTTCCTCTTCAGTATCTGAAGAACCAACAAGCTCCTCCACTGAGCTGCCTGACAG TTCACAGTTCAGTGGGACTGGTCTTCGTGCTCCAAGTGTTGTATCTATGAAGAGTGATAGATCCAAGGATGAGGCAATTTTCTTTGGTCCTGGAAAGACTCAAAG TTCACAGGTCAGTGGGACTGGTCTTCCTGCACCGAGCAATGTGTCTATGAAGAGTGATAGATCCAAGGATGAGGCAATTTTCTTTGGTCCTGGAAAGACTCAAAG TTCACAGTTCAGTGGGACTGGTCTTCCTGCTCTGAGCAGTGAGTCTGTAAAGAGTGATAGATCCAAGATGGAGCCAATTTACTTTGGTCCTGGAAAGACTCAAAG CAAACCAAGCCACTGTTCCGTGTGTGAACAGTCTCTAAGGGATCCGGTAAAGTTCGCCTGTGGACACTGGTCATGCAGAGATTGTGCAGACCGGTCAGCTTGTCCAAAGTGTGGAAAGAAACCCAGAAAAACACatg ATGAAGACCCAATTTTAAAAGTGAAGAAGAACCTCCAAAAAGCAATGAAAAAGAAATTCTCTTTCATCTCTGAAGGTAATGGTGACCAACAGACTTCACTGAAAAACATCTACACAACTCTCTATGTTACCACCGGAGAGAGGGAAGGAGTTTCTGAAGAACATGAGTTAAGACACCTGAAAGGGAGTCTTCAAAAGAAGTCTTCATTAGACTCCACAGTGAACCTCACTGACATCTTTAAACCTTTGCCCAACCAAAAGAAACCCCAGAGAACAGTCCTGACAAATGGCGTTGCAGgcattggaaaaacatttgctgTTCAGAAGTTCATTCTTGACTGGGCTGAGGAGGAAGCTAACCAAGAGATTGACTTAATTTTCATTCTTGCTTTCCGAGAATTAAATCTGATTATAAGAGAGAGAAGCCTCCATGAGCTGCTGAGTGAGTTTCATCCAGCGCTTCAACCTTTCAAAGATTCACCGGATTATGCCAAAGCaaagataataataatcctCGATGGTCTGGATGAAAGCAGACTTCAGTTAAACTTTGAGAACATGAAGGCAGTGTCATCACTGACAGAAAAAACATCTGTAGGTAATCTACTGGCAAACCTCATCCATAGTAACTTACTTGCCGATGCAAACATCTGGATAACTTCCCGTCCAGCTGCTGCCAGTCAGATCCCTGCAAAAAACGTTGACATGGTGACAGAGATAAGAGGGTTCACTGACCCTCAGAAAGTGGAATATTTCAAAAGGAGATTCAGCAACGATTCAAGTCTGGCTGACAGAATAACATCACATATTCAGTCCGCACAAAGTCTAGACATAATGTGCCAGATTCCGATCTTCTGTTGGATTTCTGCTGTCTTATTCCAGGAAGTCTTTGGTGGAGATGAGAAGACAGAAATCCCTCAGACTCTGACAGAGATGAtggcacattttgtttttgcccaAACAAAACGCAGAAgtagaaaatatgaaaagaagAGTGAAGCACACAAAGGGAAGGTCCTAACGACACAAAAAGAGTTCCTTCTGAAACTCGGAAAGCTGGCATTTATCCAGCTTCTAGAAAATAATCTCATCTTTTATGAGGAAGACCTGAAAGACGGCGACATTGATACTGAAGAAGCTTCTATCTACTCTGGTTTTTGCAACACAGTTCTTAGAGAAGAAGAAGTCTTCTCCCAGAGAAAGGTCTACTTTTTTGTGCATCTGACCCTCCAAGAGTTCTTTGCAGCACTCTACGTCTATGAATGTTTTGTAACCAAGAAAACCAAACAGCTCAGGAACTTCCTTAATTTGGATGATGAAAACCATGCTTTACTTGATCTTGTAAAGATGACTGTTGACAAAGTGCTGGAGAAGAAGAATGGTCACCTAGATTTTTTCTTGCGATTCCTTCTTGGTCTTCTGGTTGAGCCCAACCGAAGATTCCTTCAAGACATGTTGACATCTGTGGACCCGAAGGAAGATACAGAGAAGAAAGCCTTAACATACCTGAGATCTATTCGAAGAAAGAACCTGTCTCCAGATAGCTGCATCAACATCTTCCAGACCATGGTTGAGATGAGAGATCATAAACTCAAAGACGAGATTCAAGAATATCTTCAACTGGACAATCGTTCAGAGAAAGAGTTGACTCCCCTTCACTGCTCTGCCCTGGCCTACATGCTGCAGGTGTCCAAGAATGAACTCGATGAGCTGGATTTAAAGAGTTACAACACAACAGATGAAGGCAGGAGGAGGCTCATACCAGCAGTGAGGAGCAGTAAAAAGGCTGT GTTAAACGACTGCAAAGTGACTGCAGAGTGGATTGAACACCTGGTCTTTGGCTTGAAGTTCCCATTTTCCCCACTACAATATCTGGACTTGACCAACAATGATCTGATGGACTCAGGTGTGAATATGCTCTGTGATGGGCTGTCGAGTCCATGCTGCAAACTCAAAATACTGAA GTTATCTGGTTGCCATGTCACACAGAAAGGGTGTGAATATCTGGTCTCGGCTCTGACGTCCAACCCCTCTCACCTGGTTGAACTGGACCTGAGCTACAACCATCCAGGAGAATCAGGAATAAAGATAATTTCTGAGAAATGTCAGCTCGAAAGATTCAA TTTTGAACATCATGGAGAACATCGGCTAAAACCAGGATTCAAAAAGT ATGCCTGCAGTCTCACTCTGGACTCCAACACTGCACACAAGAAGCTGCTTCTCTCTGATGGGAACACAAAGGTGGCCTGGGTAGAGAACGAGCAGCCTTATCCTGATCACACTGAAAGGTTTGATCGCTGTTTGCAGGTCCTGTGTGAACAGGGCTTACAAGAACGCTGCTACTTTGAGGTGGAGCTGGTGGAGCCCTGCACTGTTGGTTTAACCTACAAGAGCATTGTCAGAAAAGGAGATACAGCGGACTGCAAGTTGGGGATGAATGAGAGGTCCTGGTGCAAGATTTGCTCAGAGAAGGGTTGTTACATGcagcacaacaaaaacaaagattttgtGTCCTCTTTGCGCTGCTCTCGTGTTGGAGTGTATCTGGACTGGGAAGCTGGCAGCATATCTTTCTACAAAGTTTCTCATGGCAACCTCAGCCATCTCCACACCTACAAAGGTATGGTGTTCAGCGAGGCCCTCTATCCTGCTGTTGAACTCTTTCCTCATTCTTCTGCTTGGTTTTGTTTGCTAAAATAA
- the LOC124880188 gene encoding transmembrane protein 184C-like, translating to MPCTCAEWRRWIRPLVLVLYALLLVAVVPLCVWELQKDKVGTHSKAWFIAGVFVFLTIPISLWGILQHMVHYTQPELQKPIIRILWMVPIYSLDSWLGLRYPSLAIYVDTCRECYEAYVIYNFLVFLLNFLSNQYPSLVLMLEVQQQQPHLPPLCCCPPWPMGEVLLFRCKLGVLQYTVVRPVTTVIALICQLCGVYDEANFSFRNAWSYLVIVNNISQLFAMYCLVLLYRALKDELTPIRPVGKFLCVKLVVFVSFWQAVFIAFLVKVGVISDKHTWDWDSVEAVATGLQDFIICIEMFLAAIAHHYTFTYKPYVQEAEEGSCFDSFLAMWDFSDIRADVTEQVRNVGRTFLGRPNKMYFGAAARPEHTEHTGLLNSTSQDPVVGAATSMPSSPSSVGRYQGFGHTPASHSISAPAGFTSSSWEDVSDCTPPQPGIGQ from the exons ATGCCGTGTACCTGTGCAGAGTGGAGGAGATGGATCCGTcccctggttctggttctgtacGCACTTCTGCTTGTGGCCGTGGTGCCTCTGTGTGTTTGGGAGCTCCAGAAGGACAAG GTTGGGACTCACAGTAAAGCCTGGTTCATAGCCGGCGTGTTCGTGTTCCTCACAATCCCCATTTCACTGTGGGGGATCCTGCAGCATATGGTGCACTACACCCAGCCTGAGCTGCAGAAACCTATCATCAG GATTCTGTGGATGGTACCGATCTACAGCTTGGACAGT TGGCTGGGCCTGCGGTACCCCAGCCTGGCCATCTATGTGGACACATGCAGGGAGTGCTACGAGGCCTATGTTATCTACAACTTCCTGGTGTTCCTGCTCAACTTCCTGAGCAACCAGTACCCAAGCCTGGTGCTCATGCTGGaggtgcagcagcagcagccgcaCCTGCCACCGCTGTGCTGCTGCCCGCCGTGGCCGATGGGAGA GGTGCTGCTGTTCAGGTGCAAGCTGGGAGTCCTTCAGTACACTGTGGTCCGACCTGTCACTACAGTTATAGCACT CATCTGCCAGCTCTGTGGAGTTTATGATGAAGCCAATTTCAGCTTCAGAAACGCCTGGTCCTACCTGGTTATAGTCAACAACATATCACAGCTG TTTGCCATGTACTGCCTGGTTCTGCTTTATCGAGCCCTCAAAGATGAGCTGACTCCCATCAGGCCCGTGGGAAAATTCCTCTGCGTCAAACTGGTGGTGTTTGTCTCATTCTG GCAAGCAGTTTTTATAGCCTTCCTGGTGAAAGTAGGTGTGATCTCTGACAAACACACCTGGGACTGGGACAGTGTGGAGGCTGTAGCTACTGGACTGCAG GACTTCATCATCTGCATAGAGATGTTCCTGGCTGCTATCGCTCACCACTACACCTTTACCTACAAACCCTATGTTCAG GAAGCAGAGGAGGGATCATGTTTTGACAGTTTTCTGGCCATGTGGGATTTCTCCGACATCCGAGCTGACGTCACGGAGCAGGTCCGCAATGTTG GTCGTACTTTCCTGGGACGTCCCAACAAGATGTACTTTGGAGCAGCAGCTCGACCAGAGCACACTGAGCACACTGGCCTGCTGAACTCCACCTCCCAGGATCCCGTTGTTGGAGCAGCAACGTCTATGCCCTCCTCCCCTTCCTCAGTCGGGCGGTACCAAGGTTTCGGCCACACGCCCGCCTCTCACTCAATCTCTGCCCCTGCAGGTTTCACATCTTCGTCCTGGGAGGACGTCAGCGACTGTACTCCTCCTCAGCCGGGAATCGGACAATAA